One Megamonas hypermegale genomic window carries:
- the ylqF gene encoding ribosome biogenesis GTPase YlqF, with the protein MDDLGTLAQLNWYPGHMAKAKRIIIENLKLVDVVIELLDARIPRSSANPILKDLIGSKPHLIALNKIDLADNAINNEWEEYFTSLGKSVVKINSLNGKGIRQLVTKADELAKSKTAKFASKGAKPRNARVMIVGIPNVGKSSLINRLSGSASLKTADKPGVTRAKQWIKIKNNLDLLDTPGILWPKFEDPEVGLNLAFTGAISDEVYDIEHAAQLLIWRLKDRYGQNIMERYKITELPQTSEELFALVGKKRGFLQKGGVIDTEKTAIAILKDFRAGKLGNISLEEP; encoded by the coding sequence ATGGACGATTTAGGAACACTTGCGCAACTTAACTGGTATCCTGGTCATATGGCTAAGGCAAAGCGTATCATCATAGAAAATTTAAAGTTGGTTGATGTAGTCATAGAACTTTTAGATGCTCGTATTCCGCGTAGCAGTGCCAATCCAATTTTAAAAGATTTAATAGGAAGTAAACCTCATCTCATTGCTTTGAATAAAATTGATTTAGCAGATAATGCTATTAATAATGAATGGGAAGAATATTTTACTTCATTAGGTAAATCCGTTGTAAAAATAAATTCATTAAATGGTAAAGGCATTCGCCAACTCGTTACTAAAGCAGATGAACTTGCAAAAAGTAAAACTGCTAAATTTGCTAGTAAAGGTGCTAAACCGCGCAATGCTCGTGTTATGATTGTAGGAATACCGAATGTTGGTAAATCTTCACTAATAAATCGCCTATCAGGTAGTGCTTCACTTAAAACGGCCGATAAACCAGGTGTTACACGTGCTAAACAATGGATTAAAATTAAAAATAATCTTGACTTGTTGGATACACCAGGTATTTTATGGCCTAAATTTGAAGACCCAGAAGTAGGTTTAAATTTAGCTTTTACAGGAGCTATTAGCGATGAAGTCTATGATATTGAACATGCGGCACAACTTTTGATTTGGCGTTTAAAAGACCGCTATGGACAAAATATAATGGAGCGTTATAAAATAACTGAATTGCCACAGACAAGTGAAGAGTTATTTGCACTTGTTGGTAAAAAACGAGGCTTTTTACAAAAAGGCGGCGTGATTGATACAGAAAAAACAGCAATTGCTATTTTAAAAGATTTTCGCGCTGGTAAACTCGGTAATATTTCACTTGAAGAACCATAA
- a CDS encoding Cof-type HAD-IIB family hydrolase, giving the protein MVKAIFFDIDGTLISFKTHKIPQSTIKALNELHNKGIKLFICTGRPPADIKFLTKELHDLFDGYITLNGQYCYDKNDNIIHEQTLDKNDLTVLTDYFKDKDIACGFIELDYFYYNLRNQYLDDFDKALGGTAPKRFVDSMQRIYTHKTYQLNLFLPEEDEAPILKMMPNCRSVRWCPFVGDIIPKDGGKATGIKYVLDYYGIDIDECMAFGDGGNDKEMLEFAKIGVAMGNASDDVKSIADYVTTDVDNDGILNALKHFNVL; this is encoded by the coding sequence ATGGTAAAAGCGATTTTTTTCGATATAGACGGAACATTAATCAGTTTTAAAACGCATAAAATTCCGCAATCGACAATAAAAGCACTGAACGAGCTTCATAATAAAGGTATTAAATTATTCATCTGCACGGGTCGTCCTCCTGCGGATATCAAATTTTTGACGAAGGAACTGCATGATTTATTTGACGGATACATCACGTTGAACGGGCAGTACTGTTATGATAAAAATGACAATATTATTCACGAACAGACACTTGATAAAAACGATTTGACCGTTTTAACGGATTATTTCAAGGATAAGGATATTGCCTGCGGTTTCATTGAGCTTGATTATTTCTATTACAATCTGCGCAATCAGTATCTGGATGATTTTGATAAAGCTCTTGGGGGTACTGCACCGAAAAGATTTGTCGACAGTATGCAACGTATATATACGCACAAAACATATCAACTGAATTTATTCTTACCGGAAGAAGACGAAGCTCCTATTTTAAAGATGATGCCGAACTGCCGCTCGGTCAGATGGTGCCCTTTCGTCGGTGATATAATTCCGAAGGACGGCGGAAAGGCGACGGGCATTAAATACGTTTTGGATTATTACGGCATAGATATTGATGAATGCATGGCATTCGGCGATGGCGGTAATGATAAGGAAATGTTGGAATTTGCTAAAATTGGTGTAGCTATGGGAAATGCTTCTGATGATGTAAAATCTATTGCTGATTATGTGACGACCGATGTAGATAATGATGGCATTTTAAATGCATTGAAACATTTTAATGTACTATAA
- a CDS encoding threonine/serine ThrE exporter family protein has protein sequence MIDKKYIELNAKAQLILRVGQLLMENSADTNRIVRSMKRTAAFANIFDEQIQIHITYTTIMITVSENNYHLTKLQKCQQHNVDMHVISEVSKLTWEAIEKDFSLEQFRYQLEQIVKKKNKYTSFIINLGAALACGGVGKMFGCDLVAALYTAFAAFIGFFVRKVCVKSKINPYVAIQISSFVATTVAYFMHFLPFSSTPWYPMLACAIFIVPGVPMINALEDMLDGYITAGMTRAMNTLLMVGAMTFGILFAIKIFNVTDFTHIEMISHQSYIIYVFSAFIASAGFSTMFDVPPRLLLIVGIGGIICVCVRTVSMDLLGVGMPIGTFLGALAISIIALKAVHWFHVPTHVLVIPSAIALMPGIFMYRLLFNIIDIDALNASELLSAVQSGVNATLVILAITVGVALPNIVARKYFDTLNCKRLRHALSERKYRQRTLHQLQQK, from the coding sequence ATGATAGATAAAAAATATATAGAACTTAATGCTAAGGCACAGCTTATTTTAAGAGTTGGGCAACTTTTAATGGAAAACTCTGCTGATACGAATAGAATTGTACGCTCTATGAAGAGAACAGCAGCATTTGCTAATATATTCGATGAGCAAATACAGATACACATAACGTATACAACGATAATGATTACTGTTAGTGAGAATAACTACCATTTAACGAAGTTGCAAAAGTGCCAACAACATAATGTTGATATGCATGTAATATCTGAAGTCAGTAAGTTGACATGGGAAGCAATTGAAAAAGATTTCTCATTAGAACAATTTCGTTATCAACTCGAACAAATTGTTAAAAAGAAAAATAAATATACTTCATTTATCATAAACTTAGGTGCTGCACTTGCCTGCGGTGGAGTTGGCAAAATGTTTGGCTGTGATTTAGTAGCTGCACTGTATACGGCATTTGCTGCTTTTATTGGTTTTTTTGTTAGAAAAGTATGTGTTAAAAGCAAAATCAATCCATATGTAGCAATACAGATTTCTTCTTTTGTTGCGACAACAGTTGCCTATTTCATGCATTTTTTGCCATTTAGTTCTACGCCTTGGTATCCTATGCTTGCATGTGCTATTTTTATAGTTCCTGGTGTTCCTATGATAAATGCCTTAGAGGATATGCTTGATGGATATATCACAGCGGGTATGACGCGTGCCATGAATACGCTTTTAATGGTAGGAGCTATGACCTTTGGTATATTATTTGCAATTAAAATTTTTAATGTTACAGATTTTACGCATATAGAGATGATAAGTCATCAGTCTTATATTATTTATGTATTTTCAGCATTTATCGCTTCAGCTGGTTTTTCCACCATGTTCGATGTGCCGCCGCGCCTTTTGTTAATTGTCGGTATCGGCGGCATAATCTGTGTCTGTGTCCGTACCGTATCCATGGATTTACTGGGAGTCGGCATGCCGATAGGAACTTTTTTAGGGGCACTGGCTATCAGCATTATTGCATTGAAGGCAGTACACTGGTTTCATGTACCCACGCACGTATTGGTTATTCCGTCTGCGATTGCCTTAATGCCGGGAATTTTCATGTACCGCCTGTTGTTTAATATCATAGATATAGATGCCTTAAATGCAAGCGAGTTACTGTCGGCCGTACAAAGCGGCGTAAATGCCACATTGGTCATATTGGCCATTACAGTCGGCGTCGCTCTGCCCAACATTGTGGCCAGAAAATATTTTGATACGCTTAATTGCAAGCGGCTGCGGCATGCTCTATCGGAAAGAAAATACAGACAGCGTACATTGCATCAATTACAGCAGAAATAA
- the pyk gene encoding pyruvate kinase codes for MLKKTKVVCTMGPNYDKGDGLLEKVIENGMNVARFNFSHGDYAEHETRINQVKETAKKLGVTVSLMLDTKGPEMRLGDFAEGKVFLKAGNKFTLTNEDIPGDETHVSINHKKLYTEVKPGNTLLLSDGLVGLHVDEIVGKDIVTTILNDGPMSTRKRAAAPGVSLGLPAISEQDRNDIIFGIEHDMDFVAASFIQRAEDVEAIRSLIKEHGGHMEIISKIECVEAVKNIDAIIAASDGIMVARGDLGVEMPAEEVPLIQKDIIKKCNKLGKPVIVATQMLESMTANPRPTRAEASDVANAIFDGADAIMLSGESANGDYPLEAVSTMNTIAKRVEQALEYKEIFISKGFTHHNITTTDVIAHATVQMAYELSAEAIITPTESGYTSKVVSKYRPKATIVAYTPSERVARHLNLRWGVIPVEGKAWDDVDEMIATATAAAVRKGIVKQGDKTIITSGMKFGEGSTSTIRVHTI; via the coding sequence ATGTTAAAGAAAACAAAAGTCGTTTGCACAATGGGTCCTAACTATGATAAAGGCGATGGCCTTTTAGAAAAAGTTATTGAAAATGGCATGAACGTTGCTCGTTTCAATTTCTCTCATGGTGACTATGCAGAACATGAAACTCGCATTAATCAAGTAAAAGAAACTGCTAAAAAACTTGGCGTAACTGTTTCTTTAATGCTTGATACAAAAGGACCTGAAATGCGTCTTGGCGATTTTGCTGAAGGTAAAGTATTCCTTAAAGCAGGCAACAAATTCACTTTAACTAATGAAGACATTCCAGGTGATGAAACACATGTTTCCATCAATCATAAAAAACTTTACACTGAAGTAAAACCTGGTAATACTTTGTTATTATCCGATGGTCTCGTTGGTCTTCATGTTGACGAAATCGTAGGTAAAGACATTGTTACTACTATTTTGAATGATGGACCTATGAGCACTCGTAAACGTGCTGCTGCTCCTGGCGTATCTTTAGGTCTTCCAGCTATTTCCGAACAAGACAGAAACGATATCATCTTCGGTATCGAACATGACATGGACTTTGTCGCTGCTTCTTTCATTCAGCGTGCTGAAGACGTAGAAGCTATTCGTTCTTTAATTAAAGAACATGGTGGACACATGGAAATTATTTCCAAAATCGAATGTGTTGAAGCTGTTAAAAATATCGATGCTATCATCGCTGCATCTGATGGTATCATGGTTGCTCGTGGTGACCTCGGTGTTGAAATGCCAGCTGAAGAAGTTCCTCTTATTCAGAAAGATATCATCAAAAAATGTAACAAACTCGGTAAACCAGTTATCGTTGCAACTCAGATGCTTGAATCCATGACTGCTAACCCACGTCCAACTCGTGCAGAAGCTTCCGACGTTGCTAATGCAATCTTCGACGGTGCAGATGCTATCATGCTTTCCGGTGAATCCGCAAATGGTGATTATCCATTAGAAGCTGTTTCCACTATGAACACTATTGCTAAACGTGTTGAACAAGCTCTTGAATACAAAGAAATCTTTATTTCTAAAGGCTTCACTCATCACAATATCACTACTACAGACGTTATCGCTCATGCTACAGTTCAGATGGCTTATGAACTCAGTGCAGAAGCTATCATCACTCCAACTGAAAGCGGTTACACTTCTAAAGTAGTTTCCAAATATCGTCCAAAAGCTACAATCGTTGCTTACACTCCTAGCGAACGCGTTGCTCGTCATCTCAACTTACGTTGGGGCGTTATCCCTGTTGAAGGTAAAGCATGGGATGATGTTGATGAAATGATCGCAACTGCAACTGCTGCTGCTGTTCGCAAAGGCATTGTAAAACAAGGCGATAAAACAATCATCACTTCTGGTATGAAATTTGGCGAAGGTAGCACAAGCACAATTCGCGTTCATACTATCTGA
- a CDS encoding GGGtGRT protein: MALFESYERRIDKINKALDGYGISSLEEAKKICDDKGIDVAAIVRGIQPICFENACWAYTVGAAMAIKKGCTKAVDAAKVIGEGLQAFCIPGSVAENRKVGLGHGNLASMLLSEDAKCFAFLAGHESFAAAEGAIGIARTANKVRTTPLKVILNGLGKDAAQIISRINGFTYVQTQYDYATGDLNVVKETPYSTGERAAIKCYGADSVQEGVAIMHKEDVDISITGNSTNPTRFQHPVAGCYKKECIEKGKKYFSVASGGGTGRTLHPDNMAAGPASYGMTDTMGRMHSDAQFAGSSSVPAHVEMMGLIGMGNNPMVGASVAVAVAVQEAMSK; encoded by the coding sequence ATGGCATTGTTTGAAAGTTACGAACGTCGTATTGATAAAATTAACAAAGCTTTAGACGGCTATGGTATTTCTTCTCTTGAAGAAGCTAAAAAAATCTGTGACGATAAAGGCATTGATGTAGCTGCTATCGTTAGAGGTATTCAGCCAATTTGCTTTGAAAACGCTTGCTGGGCTTACACTGTAGGTGCAGCTATGGCAATTAAAAAAGGTTGCACAAAAGCTGTAGATGCTGCTAAAGTTATTGGTGAAGGTCTTCAAGCTTTCTGTATTCCTGGTTCTGTTGCTGAAAACAGAAAAGTAGGTTTAGGTCATGGTAACCTTGCTTCCATGCTTTTAAGTGAAGATGCAAAATGCTTTGCATTCCTCGCAGGTCATGAATCTTTTGCTGCAGCTGAAGGTGCTATTGGTATCGCTAGAACTGCAAATAAAGTTAGAACTACTCCTTTGAAAGTTATCTTAAATGGTCTTGGCAAAGATGCTGCTCAGATTATTTCTCGTATAAATGGTTTCACTTATGTTCAAACTCAGTATGATTATGCAACTGGTGACCTCAATGTAGTTAAGGAAACTCCTTATTCTACTGGTGAACGTGCTGCTATTAAATGCTATGGTGCAGATAGCGTTCAAGAAGGTGTTGCCATCATGCATAAAGAAGATGTTGACATCTCTATTACTGGTAACTCTACAAACCCAACCCGTTTCCAGCATCCAGTAGCAGGCTGCTACAAAAAAGAATGCATTGAAAAGGGTAAAAAATACTTCTCCGTTGCATCCGGCGGCGGTACTGGTAGAACACTTCATCCAGATAACATGGCAGCAGGTCCTGCTTCCTATGGTATGACTGATACTATGGGTCGTATGCATTCTGATGCTCAGTTTGCTGGTTCTTCTTCCGTACCTGCTCATGTTGAAATGATGGGTCTCATCGGCATGGGTAACAATCCTATGGTTGGTGCTAGCGTAGCCGTAGCTGTAGCTGTACAGGAAGCAATGAGTAAATAA
- a CDS encoding iron-sulfur cluster assembly scaffold protein has product MIYSQEVSNMTCVAKGIEKHGPAPIPEEGKWVQAKEIKDISGLTHGVGWCAPQQGACKLTLNVKDGVIQEALVETIGCSGMTHSAAMASEILPGKTILEALNTDLVCDAINTAMRELFLQIVYGRTQTAFSEGGLPIGAGLEDLGKGLRSQVGTMYGTLAKGSRYLELAEGYVTRIALDAEDRIIGYEFVHLGKMMEMITKKGIPAQEALEKAKGTYGRFAEAARYVDPRKE; this is encoded by the coding sequence ATGATCTATTCACAAGAAGTGTCTAACATGACATGTGTGGCAAAAGGCATTGAAAAACATGGCCCAGCTCCAATTCCTGAAGAAGGTAAATGGGTACAGGCTAAAGAAATCAAAGATATCAGTGGTTTAACTCATGGTGTTGGCTGGTGTGCTCCTCAACAGGGTGCTTGCAAATTAACACTCAATGTTAAAGATGGCGTTATCCAAGAAGCATTAGTTGAAACTATTGGTTGCTCCGGTATGACTCATTCCGCAGCTATGGCTTCCGAAATTCTTCCTGGTAAAACTATTCTTGAAGCATTAAACACTGACCTTGTTTGTGATGCTATCAATACTGCTATGAGAGAATTATTCCTCCAGATCGTATATGGTAGAACTCAGACTGCATTCTCCGAAGGCGGTCTTCCAATCGGTGCTGGCCTTGAAGACCTTGGTAAAGGTTTAAGAAGCCAGGTTGGTACTATGTATGGTACACTTGCAAAAGGTTCCCGTTATCTTGAACTTGCTGAAGGTTATGTAACAAGAATTGCTCTTGATGCAGAAGACCGTATCATCGGTTATGAATTCGTTCACCTCGGCAAAATGATGGAAATGATTACTAAAAAAGGTATTCCTGCTCAAGAAGCTTTAGAAAAAGCAAAAGGTACTTATGGTCGTTTTGCTGAAGCTGCAAGATACGTAGACCCTCGTAAAGAATAA
- the gpmI gene encoding 2,3-bisphosphoglycerate-independent phosphoglycerate mutase, translating into MSKLNAPVALIIMDGWGMGVAGSDTNAVSVGNTPVIDGLTAKYPHAQLACSGEAVGLPDGQMGNSEVGHTNIGAGRIVYQELTRITKAIREGSFFKNPAFLDVINAIKKNNGALHLMGLLSDGGVHSHNTHLYALLQLAKQEGIEKVYVHAFLDGRDVPPSSAAEYLEQLEAKLKEIGVGKIATISGRYYAMDRDKRWDRVQKAYEAIAMAKGVNQPTAAAAIKNSYEEDTTDEFVVPVVVGDYAGMKNGDGAIFYNFRPDRARELTHAFTDTTFDGFARNEDLKVPFVTMTQYEKGMNVEIAYKPEALTNTLGEYVSKLGYTQLRIAETEKYAHVTFFFNGGVEQPYEGEDRILVPSPKVATYDLQPEMSAIEVTDKVVEAILSKKYDFIILNYANGDMVGHTGVMEAAVKAVETVDTCVGRFVDAIRQVGGSVCITADHGNAEKMVDEETKEPFTAHTTNPVPFIVVSDKVKEVKNGALCDIAPTLLTLAGLEVPAEMTGKSLID; encoded by the coding sequence ATGTCTAAACTTAATGCTCCTGTTGCACTGATTATCATGGACGGTTGGGGAATGGGTGTAGCTGGCAGTGATACAAACGCTGTAAGCGTAGGTAACACACCTGTTATTGATGGTTTAACTGCTAAATATCCTCATGCACAACTAGCTTGCTCTGGTGAAGCTGTTGGTCTTCCAGATGGTCAAATGGGTAACTCCGAAGTTGGTCATACTAATATCGGTGCTGGTCGTATTGTTTATCAGGAATTGACTCGTATCACAAAAGCTATTCGTGAAGGTTCATTCTTTAAAAATCCTGCATTTTTAGATGTTATTAATGCAATAAAGAAAAATAATGGTGCTCTTCATTTAATGGGTCTATTATCTGATGGTGGTGTTCATAGTCATAACACTCATCTTTATGCTTTATTACAATTAGCTAAACAAGAAGGAATAGAAAAGGTTTACGTTCATGCATTTCTTGATGGCCGTGACGTTCCACCTTCTAGTGCTGCTGAATATTTAGAACAGCTCGAAGCTAAACTTAAAGAAATCGGTGTAGGTAAAATTGCTACTATTTCCGGTCGTTATTATGCTATGGACCGTGATAAACGTTGGGACCGTGTACAAAAAGCATATGAAGCAATTGCAATGGCTAAAGGTGTAAATCAGCCTACAGCAGCTGCTGCAATTAAAAATTCTTATGAAGAAGATACAACTGATGAATTTGTTGTACCAGTTGTAGTTGGTGATTATGCTGGTATGAAAAATGGCGATGGAGCTATTTTCTATAACTTCCGTCCTGACCGTGCTCGTGAGCTTACTCATGCTTTTACTGATACAACTTTTGACGGATTTGCTCGCAATGAAGATTTAAAAGTTCCATTCGTTACAATGACTCAGTATGAAAAAGGTATGAATGTAGAAATCGCTTACAAACCAGAAGCTTTAACTAATACTTTAGGTGAATATGTAAGTAAACTTGGCTATACTCAACTTCGCATTGCTGAAACTGAAAAATACGCTCATGTAACATTCTTCTTCAATGGTGGTGTAGAACAACCATATGAAGGTGAAGACCGTATCTTAGTACCTTCTCCAAAAGTTGCTACTTACGATTTACAGCCTGAAATGAGTGCTATTGAAGTTACAGATAAAGTTGTTGAAGCTATTTTATCTAAAAAATATGATTTTATTATCTTAAACTATGCTAATGGTGATATGGTTGGTCATACAGGTGTAATGGAAGCAGCTGTTAAAGCTGTTGAAACTGTTGATACTTGTGTTGGTCGTTTTGTAGATGCTATTAGACAAGTTGGCGGTAGCGTATGCATCACAGCTGACCATGGTAATGCTGAAAAAATGGTTGATGAAGAAACAAAAGAACCATTTACAGCACATACTACAAACCCAGTACCATTTATCGTAGTATCTGATAAAGTTAAAGAAGTTAAAAACGGTGCATTATGCGATATAGCACCAACATTACTTACTTTAGCAGGTCTTGAAGTTCCAGCTGAAATGACTGGTAAATCTTTAATTGACTAA
- the tpiA gene encoding triose-phosphate isomerase, which produces MRKPIIAGNWKMNNTAAAGVALVKDLAPLVKDNNAVDIVVCPTFTALSAVCEAVKGTNIHVGAQNVHWEKSGAFTGEISAEMLTELGVEYVVIGHSERREMFGETDEYVNKRAKAALAAGITPIICCGETLETREAGTTNDFVSGQIKAALAGLTAEQVAGLVIAYEPIWAIGTGKTATFEQAEEVCACIRETVKAMFDETTADAVRIQYGGSVKPATIDGLMKKPNVDGALVGGASLKAADFSAIVNFK; this is translated from the coding sequence ATGCGTAAACCTATTATTGCTGGTAACTGGAAAATGAATAATACTGCAGCTGCAGGTGTTGCTCTCGTTAAAGATTTAGCTCCACTTGTTAAAGATAACAATGCAGTTGATATCGTTGTTTGCCCTACTTTCACAGCTCTTTCCGCTGTTTGTGAAGCTGTAAAAGGCACTAATATCCATGTTGGTGCACAGAACGTTCATTGGGAAAAAAGCGGTGCTTTCACTGGTGAAATTTCCGCTGAAATGCTCACTGAACTCGGTGTTGAATATGTTGTAATCGGTCATTCCGAACGCCGTGAAATGTTTGGTGAAACTGATGAATATGTAAACAAACGCGCTAAAGCTGCTCTTGCTGCTGGTATTACTCCAATTATCTGCTGCGGTGAAACTTTAGAAACTCGTGAAGCTGGTACAACTAATGATTTCGTTAGTGGTCAAATTAAAGCTGCTCTTGCTGGCTTAACTGCTGAACAAGTTGCTGGTCTTGTTATCGCTTATGAACCAATCTGGGCTATTGGTACAGGTAAAACTGCTACATTTGAACAAGCTGAAGAAGTTTGCGCTTGCATTCGTGAAACTGTAAAAGCTATGTTCGATGAAACAACTGCTGATGCAGTTCGTATTCAATATGGCGGAAGCGTAAAACCTGCAACAATTGATGGTTTAATGAAAAAACCTAACGTTGATGGTGCACTCGTTGGCGGTGCTTCTTTGAAAGCTGCTGATTTCAGTGCTATTGTTAACTTTAAATAA
- a CDS encoding phosphoglycerate kinase: MNKKSIRDIDVNGKKVFIRVDFNVPMDENQNITNDKRIRATLPTLNYLLEHNAALILACHVGRPKGQRVPELSVKPIVKRLSELLGKEVKYAEDCVGEAAEKAAADLKPGEVLLLENLRYHNEETKNNPEFAKQLASLADVAVDDAFGVSHRAHASNAGIAQYVEVVAGFLIEKEIQFIGTALSNPQRPFVAIIGGAKVSDKIGVISNLLEKADAVVIGGGMANTFLAAQGKGIGSSLFEEEKLPLAKELLAKAEEKGVKVFLPAEVVVADKFAADANHKTVSVDEVPADWMILDNKFSKECEDAVKNAKTIVWNGPMGVFEFDAFAKGTEEIAHAVAESEGTSIVGGGDSIAALKKTGLSDKISHISTGGGATLEFLEGKPMPGIAAIADK; encoded by the coding sequence ATGAATAAGAAATCTATCAGAGATATTGATGTAAACGGTAAAAAAGTATTTATTCGCGTTGATTTTAACGTACCTATGGATGAAAACCAAAATATTACTAACGATAAACGTATTCGTGCTACATTACCTACTTTAAATTATCTGTTAGAACATAATGCTGCATTAATTCTTGCTTGCCACGTTGGTCGTCCAAAAGGACAGAGAGTTCCAGAATTGTCTGTTAAACCTATCGTAAAAAGACTTTCTGAACTTTTAGGTAAAGAAGTTAAATATGCAGAAGATTGCGTTGGTGAAGCTGCTGAAAAAGCTGCTGCTGATTTAAAACCAGGTGAAGTATTATTACTTGAAAACCTCCGTTATCACAACGAAGAAACTAAAAATAACCCAGAATTTGCAAAACAACTTGCATCTTTAGCTGATGTTGCTGTTGATGATGCTTTTGGTGTATCTCACAGAGCTCATGCTTCCAATGCTGGTATCGCTCAGTATGTTGAAGTTGTTGCTGGTTTCTTAATTGAAAAAGAAATCCAGTTCATCGGTACAGCATTATCTAATCCACAACGTCCATTCGTTGCTATCATCGGTGGCGCTAAAGTTTCCGATAAAATCGGCGTTATTTCTAACTTGTTAGAAAAAGCTGATGCAGTAGTAATCGGTGGTGGTATGGCTAATACATTCCTCGCAGCTCAGGGCAAAGGCATTGGTTCTTCTTTATTCGAAGAAGAAAAATTACCACTTGCTAAAGAATTACTTGCTAAAGCTGAAGAAAAAGGCGTAAAAGTATTCCTTCCTGCTGAAGTTGTAGTAGCTGATAAATTCGCAGCTGATGCAAACCATAAAACTGTATCCGTTGATGAAGTTCCAGCTGACTGGATGATTTTAGATAACAAATTCAGCAAAGAATGCGAAGATGCAGTTAAAAATGCAAAAACAATTGTTTGGAACGGACCTATGGGTGTATTTGAATTTGATGCATTCGCAAAAGGAACAGAAGAAATCGCTCATGCTGTTGCTGAATCAGAAGGTACTAGCATTGTTGGTGGCGGTGACTCTATCGCAGCTCTCAAGAAAACTGGTCTTTCTGATAAAATTTCTCATATTTCTACTGGCGGCGGTGCAACTTTGGAATTCCTCGAAGGTAAACCAATGCCTGGTATCGCAGCTATTGCTGACAAATAA
- the gap gene encoding type I glyceraldehyde-3-phosphate dehydrogenase: MAVKVAINGFGRIGRLAFRQMFDAEGYEVVAINDLTSPKMLAHLLKYDSTQGRYKYADSVVAGENSITVNGKEITIYAKPNPEELPWGELDVDVVLECTGFFASKAKAEAHIKAGAKKVVISAPAGNDLPTIVYNVNHETLKASDTVISAASCTTNCLAPMANALNKFAPIQSGIMTTVHAYTGDQMTLDGPQRKGDLRRSRAAAVNIVPNSTGAAKAIGLVIPELNGKLIGSAQRVPTPTGSTTILVAVVKGHVTVEGINEAMKAAQTESFGYTEEQLVSSDIVGMRYGSLFDATQTMVSQMEDGNSLVQVVSWYDNENSYTSQMVRTIKYFAELK, from the coding sequence ATGGCAGTTAAAGTTGCTATTAATGGTTTCGGCCGTATTGGTCGTCTCGCTTTCAGACAAATGTTCGATGCAGAAGGTTATGAAGTTGTTGCAATCAACGACTTAACAAGTCCTAAAATGCTTGCACACCTTCTCAAATACGATTCTACTCAGGGCAGATATAAATATGCTGACAGCGTTGTAGCTGGTGAAAATTCTATTACTGTAAACGGTAAAGAAATCACTATTTATGCTAAACCAAATCCTGAAGAATTACCTTGGGGCGAACTTGATGTGGACGTTGTTTTGGAATGCACTGGTTTCTTCGCTTCCAAAGCTAAAGCAGAAGCTCATATCAAAGCTGGCGCTAAAAAAGTTGTTATCTCCGCTCCTGCTGGTAACGATCTTCCTACAATTGTTTACAATGTAAACCATGAAACTTTAAAAGCTAGCGACACAGTTATTTCCGCTGCTTCTTGCACAACTAACTGCTTAGCTCCAATGGCTAACGCTCTTAACAAATTTGCTCCTATCCAGAGCGGTATCATGACTACAGTTCATGCTTACACTGGTGACCAGATGACTCTTGATGGCCCACAGCGTAAAGGTGACTTACGTCGTTCCCGTGCTGCAGCTGTTAACATCGTTCCTAACTCCACTGGTGCTGCAAAAGCTATCGGTCTTGTTATTCCTGAATTGAACGGTAAATTAATCGGTTCTGCACAGCGTGTTCCTACCCCTACAGGTTCCACTACTATTTTAGTAGCAGTTGTAAAAGGCCATGTAACTGTTGAAGGTATCAACGAAGCTATGAAAGCTGCTCAGACTGAATCCTTCGGTTATACTGAAGAACAACTCGTTTCCAGCGATATCGTTGGCATGAGATATGGTTCTTTATTCGATGCAACTCAGACTATGGTTTCCCAGATGGAAGATGGCAACTCCTTAGTTCAAGTTGTTTCTTGGTATGATAACGAAAACAGCTACACTAGCCAGATGGTTCGTACAATTAAATACTTCGCTGAACTTAAGTAA